One window from the genome of Leptospira broomii serovar Hurstbridge str. 5399 encodes:
- a CDS encoding UDP-glucuronic acid decarboxylase family protein, with translation MVSRVLVTGGAGFIGSHLCERLINQGHEVICLDNFHTGRKENVEKLLNNSRFELIRHDITEPIRLEVDKIYNFACPASPVHYQSNAIKTIKTNVLGTMNALGIAKRVKARILQASTSEVYGNPLEHPQKESYWGNVNPIGIRSCYDEGKRVAETLCFDYHRNHKVDIRVIRIFNTYGPRMLPDDGRVVSNFVVQALAGKDITIYGDGSQTRSFCYVDDLVEGIIKMMDTPDFIGPVNLGNDGEFTVKELAELVIQEIGSSSKIVYKPLPQDDPSRRKPDLSLARQKLGYEPKVALKDGIRKTVEYFKNHLD, from the coding sequence ATGGTTAGTAGAGTTTTAGTCACTGGTGGAGCCGGTTTTATCGGATCTCACCTTTGCGAGAGGTTGATCAATCAAGGGCACGAAGTTATCTGCCTAGATAATTTTCATACGGGCCGAAAAGAGAATGTTGAAAAACTTCTAAACAACTCGCGCTTCGAATTAATTCGTCATGATATAACGGAACCGATTCGATTGGAAGTGGATAAAATTTATAACTTTGCTTGTCCAGCAAGTCCCGTACATTATCAATCGAACGCGATCAAAACTATTAAGACGAACGTTCTAGGAACGATGAACGCCCTAGGTATAGCCAAACGGGTAAAAGCAAGAATTCTACAAGCGTCGACCAGCGAAGTTTACGGAAATCCGTTGGAACACCCGCAAAAAGAGTCGTATTGGGGGAATGTAAACCCGATAGGAATTCGAAGTTGTTATGACGAAGGTAAGAGGGTGGCCGAAACTCTTTGCTTCGACTATCATAGAAATCATAAGGTCGATATTCGAGTCATTCGAATTTTTAACACCTATGGTCCTAGAATGCTGCCTGATGACGGCCGAGTTGTGAGCAACTTTGTCGTGCAGGCGTTGGCAGGAAAAGACATCACCATCTATGGAGACGGATCTCAAACTAGATCCTTTTGTTATGTAGATGATTTAGTGGAAGGCATAATCAAAATGATGGACACACCCGATTTTATCGGTCCCGTCAATCTTGGCAACGATGGCGAATTTACCGTAAAGGAATTAGCCGAATTAGTGATTCAGGAAATAGGATCTTCGTCCAAAATCGTATACAAACCTCTGCCCCAAGACGACCCATCACGTCGAAAGCCGGATCTGAGTCTTGCAAGACAGAAACTGGGATATGAACCGAAAGTCGCGTTAAAAGACGGAATCCGGAAAACAGTCGAGTATTTCAAAAATCACTTGGATTAA
- a CDS encoding M50 family metallopeptidase, protein MENRFLRLALLLAIVATLLSYWNHGWVSYLKDFVVLIHEVGHATATLLTGGSVQTIELQGDESGQTIASPLAGKGPFVFVVSAGYLGCCIVGGFLLNRGFKGRLVRPTLLILGGAVLLLTLKYTSAGSLAQKTGLSWGIFVLVSAFLPFGWDRLVTVFLGTSVTLYSLYDLLDFTENIQNTDAGILAYWATGSDPKKATPKSVVFLGYLIALLWSFFSVSIIFFSLKRAVVPVRDPSLEEFLPESSMSGENNEESPFPGEVTPEVLDWFLSRGLDLNGKPLSPEFKDLEKLDG, encoded by the coding sequence ATGGAGAATCGTTTCCTACGACTCGCGCTTCTGTTGGCTATTGTCGCGACCTTGCTTTCGTACTGGAATCACGGATGGGTATCCTACTTAAAGGACTTCGTAGTATTAATTCACGAAGTCGGCCATGCGACAGCAACGTTACTTACCGGTGGAAGCGTCCAAACTATCGAACTTCAAGGTGACGAATCCGGACAAACCATCGCCTCCCCGCTTGCGGGAAAAGGCCCTTTCGTTTTCGTAGTATCGGCAGGTTATTTAGGGTGTTGTATAGTCGGGGGATTTTTATTAAATCGAGGATTCAAAGGCAGACTGGTCAGACCGACCCTTTTGATACTGGGCGGCGCGGTATTACTACTAACGTTGAAATATACGTCTGCTGGAAGTCTTGCGCAAAAGACAGGACTTTCCTGGGGAATATTCGTACTAGTCTCCGCTTTTTTACCTTTCGGTTGGGACCGATTAGTTACGGTCTTTCTCGGAACAAGCGTAACGTTATACAGTCTTTATGATCTCTTAGATTTTACGGAAAATATTCAAAATACCGACGCTGGAATTTTAGCTTACTGGGCCACAGGATCTGATCCGAAAAAAGCAACTCCTAAATCAGTCGTATTTCTGGGATATTTGATTGCTCTCCTCTGGTCTTTTTTTAGCGTATCCATCATATTCTTTTCCTTGAAACGTGCCGTAGTTCCGGTTCGAGATCCGAGCTTGGAAGAATTTTTACCTGAGTCTTCAATGTCAGGCGAAAATAACGAAGAATCTCCTTTTCCGGGGGAAGTAACGCCTGAAGTTCTGGATTGGTTTTTAAGCCGCGGCTTGGATTTGAATGGTAAACCTTTGTCACCCGAGTTTAAAGATTTAGAGAAATTAGATGGTTAG
- a CDS encoding methyl-accepting chemotaxis protein — protein sequence MRKNFPVTGKEIHFPANAVIISRTDPKGRITYVSKDFAEVSGFTEQEMLGEPHNIVRHPDLPPIIYEDLWKTIQSGRPWNGIVKNRAKNGDHYWVDATVTPVFENAKITGYMSVRKKAERADIEKAGKLYQKLNRGVSFGFKISSAIHNLQAKLGNLGLAFVQLSLVLLPTCYLSYRFFSVDPLLSSLALGFGLIGALSILWTMSKQGAKIREVVEIVRQLVNGNLLTDISRQEGREDVDKIYTNIRCLSISLWGLLVQMKENYGRNLNLYESLFKSLEKFRGSTQTQAASVEETAAASLELSKTIEEIVITIGEQTRSLSNVNNSIGSIDSSLRETSRSMEELASQTGEVSGRAHQAELIFNEAIRSMEEIKAFSNQINKIVAIITSISERTNLLALNASIESARAGEAGKGFSVVADEISKLAEQTKHSIKDIIQLVKNTSVSVEEGAIKVNQSVDVFRKLQDYIEKVHSSASQVRAHLSEQSNRLREIRMSSDQVLTLGQMMNNSSEQQKISAEEISASMHIIAKNAEEIATTSEDIKDAVDDTLRHSERFKSILSHFKTEKVLP from the coding sequence ATGAGGAAAAATTTTCCCGTTACCGGCAAAGAAATTCATTTTCCGGCAAACGCCGTTATCATTTCGAGAACTGACCCGAAGGGCAGAATTACGTACGTCTCTAAGGATTTTGCCGAAGTCAGCGGTTTTACAGAACAAGAGATGTTGGGGGAGCCGCATAACATCGTTCGACACCCGGACCTGCCGCCTATCATTTACGAAGATTTATGGAAGACCATACAATCGGGACGTCCTTGGAACGGGATCGTTAAAAATAGAGCAAAGAACGGCGATCATTATTGGGTGGATGCAACCGTTACTCCGGTTTTTGAAAACGCTAAGATTACGGGCTATATGTCCGTCCGTAAGAAAGCGGAGAGAGCTGATATTGAAAAAGCGGGTAAGCTCTACCAAAAACTTAATCGAGGCGTTAGCTTTGGTTTCAAAATCTCATCTGCGATTCACAATTTACAAGCTAAGCTTGGCAATCTAGGCTTAGCGTTTGTCCAATTAAGTCTTGTCTTACTTCCGACATGTTACCTAAGTTACCGTTTTTTTTCCGTCGATCCATTACTGTCGTCGCTGGCATTAGGATTCGGATTGATAGGAGCACTTTCGATTTTATGGACGATGTCCAAACAAGGGGCTAAAATTCGGGAAGTTGTAGAAATAGTCAGGCAATTAGTAAACGGAAATTTATTAACCGATATATCCAGACAAGAGGGTCGAGAGGATGTGGATAAGATATATACGAATATCCGCTGCTTGTCGATCAGCCTATGGGGACTCTTAGTTCAGATGAAAGAAAATTATGGGAGAAACCTAAATTTATACGAATCCTTATTTAAATCCCTGGAGAAATTTAGAGGAAGTACGCAAACGCAAGCTGCATCCGTAGAGGAAACTGCCGCCGCATCGCTAGAACTTTCAAAGACAATCGAGGAGATCGTAATTACGATCGGCGAGCAGACTCGTAGTCTTTCGAATGTGAATAATAGCATTGGTTCGATTGATTCTTCTTTACGCGAAACTTCTCGTTCAATGGAAGAACTTGCATCTCAGACAGGAGAAGTATCAGGCAGGGCCCATCAAGCTGAGCTTATCTTTAACGAGGCAATTCGTTCGATGGAAGAGATTAAGGCCTTCTCAAATCAAATCAATAAAATTGTCGCGATCATAACTAGTATTTCGGAAAGGACGAACCTACTTGCCTTGAATGCATCGATCGAATCGGCGCGGGCCGGGGAAGCCGGGAAAGGTTTTTCGGTTGTTGCTGACGAAATATCAAAACTCGCCGAACAAACAAAGCACAGTATCAAAGATATCATTCAGCTAGTGAAAAATACCTCCGTTTCCGTAGAGGAAGGCGCGATAAAGGTAAATCAGTCGGTCGACGTTTTCCGAAAACTTCAGGATTATATCGAGAAAGTTCATTCATCGGCTTCGCAAGTTCGAGCTCATCTATCCGAACAATCCAATCGGCTGAGAGAGATTCGTATGAGTTCCGACCAGGTGCTCACTCTCGGGCAAATGATGAATAATTCCTCCGAACAACAAAAAATATCCGCAGAAGAAATTTCTGCTTCAATGCATATCATCGCTAAAAATGCGGAAGAGATCGCGACTACTTCGGAGGATATAAAAGACGCCGTGGACGATACATTGCGTCATTCCGAAAGATTTAAGAGCATTCTTAGCCATTTTAAAACGGAGAAAGTGCTCCCTTAA